AAACACTCGCGGGGTGGAAACAAGGCAACACTCCCTCAAGAGTTTTCAGAACCCCTGCCTTCGGCGGGGGTTTCTTTTTGCTTGCTTGGCTCGTGAAAATTGTGCGGACATTGATGATCAGTGGTGCAAGTCGTGGCATCGGGCGGGCAATTGCAAGGAAGGCATTGGCTGATGGTCACCGCTTAAGCCTAGGGCTCAGAGATTTGAACTCGCTAAAAGGTTCAGTATTAGACCCAGAAGTTGCTGGAAAACATCGTGTAATGCTGCACTCATACTCAGCTGAAGATTCACTTGGAGCTCAGTCCTGGGTTGATGCCACGGTGGATTATTTTGGTTCTTTTGATAGTTTGATATGCAGCGCCGGTATATTCAGTAGGGTTTCAGTCTTATTTTCTCCAGGCGAAGAAGAGGAGATTGAGCGGACAATGAAAATAAATCTGATAGCTCCCTGGATTTTGGCCCGGGCCGCTTGGCCTCAGCTGGTTCATCATGGTTCTGGAAGAATTCAGATGCTGGTGTCGCTGAGCGGGAAAGAAAGTAAAGGTAAACTCGCCGCATATAGCGCCAGTAAATTCGCGTTGTTAGGTTTGTGTCAGACGATGCGTAATGAAGGTTGGAATGATGGCATTAGAGTCACAGCTATTTGCCCAGGTTGGGTTAACACTGATATGGCTCATTCTGTATTGGCAGAGCCAAGTGAATTTTGGCCAACACATTCGCTCAAGCCAGAAGAAATGACTCAGCCTGAAGATATTGCCGATATAAGTTCTGCACTGCTTAAGCTCGATAATAGAGCTGTTCCTTTTGAGGTATCTGTTAACTCAAATCTTGGATGGTGATGAGTGTATTAGAGCGTCTTGATTTGGTGGATAGTCTTTCAATTAAACAGTATCGCTTCCATTTCGATGCTTGGAGCAATGAATCTTTTCCAGATGCTTGGCTTACTGGTCAGTAGGTCTGCGGATTGATTGAGAAGGCTCGATTCGTTGCGATTACTGCTGTATGGCGATCTACGTACTCAAGGGCTGTTCGAAGCTCCCTGACTATCCTTCAGCAGCTGGCACTGAGCATCAGAGTCTTCCGTCAACTCTGGTGCAGCAGCCTGAACTGATGTGTCGCCGGCCTCAGTTCGGGTAATCATCTGATCAATGGTTCCCTGAGGCTGCTTATCAAGAAGACGGAACTTCAAGCCATGACTCGTGGGAAGCAGGTTGATTCTGTTCCCTTGAAGACTTCTTGCTTCCAGAGGTTGAATGCGGCAGAACGTGTGTGCCTGTGCTTCGGCATCTGATCTCCGGACAGGTGCTGTCTGCTGGCCGTCGGATGCAGACAAGTCCTTAACGAGTGCATGCTGTTCCTTAGGCATAACTCGCCCTATGTCGATGATGGCTACGTTTTCTAGGCTCAGGGTCTTTGGTGCGATCTCGCGTTCTTGAGTGGTCTGTCCTTATAACATCAGCGCTTTTCACTGGCTTTATTGTCAAACATCCATTCCATCATTCCCTTGCTGTCGTTTTTAAGGGAGACAATTGCGAAGCTCACTAGAAATACCAGTGAAACAGTGATGAGAACAGCTGCGCTGAGTTCACTGATTTCGAGATTTCCGAGTGAGAGTGTGAGCAGAATTGGGCAACTCATTCAGCGGTTTCGCATCTTCCTTCTTTGGGGACTTGGCCGAGA
Above is a window of Synechococcus sp. BIOS-E4-1 DNA encoding:
- a CDS encoding SDR family NAD(P)-dependent oxidoreductase, which produces MISGASRGIGRAIARKALADGHRLSLGLRDLNSLKGSVLDPEVAGKHRVMLHSYSAEDSLGAQSWVDATVDYFGSFDSLICSAGIFSRVSVLFSPGEEEEIERTMKINLIAPWILARAAWPQLVHHGSGRIQMLVSLSGKESKGKLAAYSASKFALLGLCQTMRNEGWNDGIRVTAICPGWVNTDMAHSVLAEPSEFWPTHSLKPEEMTQPEDIADISSALLKLDNRAVPFEVSVNSNLGW